ACGCGCACCGGGAGGCACCATGCACCGCAGAATCCTGCTGATCGATGACAACCCCAACGACGTGGAACTGGCCCTGACCGCCCTGGACGAAGTGTCCAGCGGCGACGACCAGGTCAGCGTGGCAGGCAGTGGCCCCGAAGCCATGGACGCCCTGCGCCGCGCCCGGGACGAGGGGACCTTGCCGGACCTGATCCTCCTCGACCTGAAGATGCCGCACATGGACGGCATCGCCATTCTCGACGCCATCCGCGCCGAGGCGGGCCTGGAGGGCATCCCGGTCGTGATGCTCACCACCAGCGGCGAGAGCCGCGACATCCGCGAATCCTACGCGCACGGCGCGAGCGCGTACGTCGTCAAACCCCTGGACTTCACGCAGTTCCGCGAGGCGCTGCGGACCATCCAGGCCTTCTGGACCTCCCTGAACCGCCCGCCCCGCACCAACTGAACCGCGCCGCACGAACTGAAGGTTGCGCGAAGGACCACCCCGCGCGCCGGGCGGTAGCCTCTCAGTCATGCGCGTGTATATCGGCTGCGGCGGCTACAGCAACGACGACTGGGCGGCCCCCGGCCTCCTGTACGACGGCGTGCGCAAGGACGACTACCTGGGTACGTACGCCCGGCACTTCGACGCCGCCGAACTGAACGCCTCCTTCTACAGCATTCCCGGCCTGAAGGCCTTCGAGGGCATGTTGCGCCGCAGCGCCGCCCAGGTCCGCTTCACCGTGAAACTCCACCGGGTGTTCACGCACGACCGCGCCCCCACCGACGACGACTTCGACCGCATGCTCCAGAGCCCCGAACCCCTGCGCGAGGCCGGCGTGCTCGGCCCGTACCTCGCGCAGTTCCCGCACTCGTTCCACCGCACGCCGACCAACCGCCGGTACCTGCAGATGCTCACCGAACGCTTCGCCGGGCATGAACTCGCCGTGGAATTCCGCCACGAAGGCTGGGATCTGCCCGACGTCCGGGACGGCATGGCGCAGCGCGGCCTGATCTGGGTCAGCCCCGACTATCCCCCCGCCGGAGGCCTGCCCGAACCGCAACTGCACGTCACGGCAGACGTCGGTTACCTGCGCCTTCACGGCCGCAACGCCGCCAGCTGGTGGGACGGCCAGAGCGCCGCCGAACGCCACGACTACCGCTACACGCGCGCCGAGATGGACGAATGGGCGCAGAAGATCGCCCTCGTCGCCGACGACCTCAGTGAACTGTACGTGTTCTTCGAGAACACCACCAAGGGCCACGCCCTGAAGAACATCCCGCAACTCCGCGACGCCCTGAACGCCCACGGCGTCCCCGTGCAGACCCCCGACCCGCTGGACTTCCCGGACGACCGACGACTGCTGTAGGGGGAGTGGGAAGTGGGTTGTGGGGAGTGGGTCGGCTTGACGGGGGCGGGTTCGGCGCGTAGACGCTGTTGACCATCACCCATCACCCATCACCCATCACCCATCACCCATCACCCATCACCCATCACCGCCAGCGCAGCTTGCACGCCCCGGCGGGTCGCGGCGAGGGCTTCGGGGATACGCCAGGCGCTGCGGTCGCGGGGGCCGACGGGGTTGCTGATGCCGCGGATCTCCAGCGCCGGGACGCCCGCGAGGAGTGCGGCGTGCGCGATTCCGGCGCCCTCCATGCCCTCGCACAGCGCGCCGGGGTACCGGCGTTCCAGGGCCTGGGCCTGCGCCGAGCTGCCGGTCACGCCGCTCAGGGTCAGGGCCGGGCCAAGTGCGGCGCTCGCGCGGTCGGCGACAGTCCCGGCGCCCGTCCAGGCGGGGAAGGTCGCGTCGTGCGGGGCATGCGGCAGGACCGAAAGGCCCAGCCCGGTCAGTGGCAGGAAGGTGTCGTCGTCCCAGGCGCCCAGGTCCGCCTGGATCATCACGCTGGACACGGCGAGGTCGCCGGGGTGCAGGTGCGCGCCGGGGTACGCGCCGCCGATCCCGGCGCTGATGACCAGCCGCGCCGGAGCGTGCATCAGCGCATGGGTGGTGGCGAGGGCCGCCGCGACCGGGCCGACCCCACTGACGATCACGCGGGCGGGCAGGTCGCGCAGGCGGTCCGCCTCGCCGGAGGTGGCGACGACGATCAGGACGTCATGGGTGGGGGAGGGCCGGGGCATGCGCGCAGGCTAGAGCATGTGCCCCGGCGCGGGGAGATGCCGCGCCGGTCGCCGGCGCTACTCGTCGCAGCCCAGGGCGCGCAGCAGGTCAAGTTCCGTGAGGGGTCGGCCCAGGCGGGCAGGCGGGGTGGGTCGGTGGCGGAAGAACAGACGGCGGAAGAACGCGGTCATCATTTACACCTCCTGAGCTGACGGTGCCTGAAGCGTACATGAAGACGGCTTCATTTTCATGCGAATTGACTGAACGTCGGTCATTTCAATGGGGGTACACCCGACACAGGCAGCGGGCGACGAACCTGACCGTGGACTGAACCACCATTAAGTTTGCCGATGCCCCGACTCACGGCGCGTCATGTGCCGCCCCGTAGGCTCATCAGCGGAGGTACCACATGAACAAGCTTCTCCTGATTCCGGCCGCCATGCTCCTGAGCACCGCCGCCGCCGCGCCCAAGATCAGCGCCCAGAGCATCATCGTCAACCCCACCCAGCCCGACCTGAGCGTCAGCGTGCGCGTGGACAAGGACACCACCGGCAACCAGAACCCCGCCTACCGCGTGGACGACAAGATCAGCATCAGCACCACCGTCAACCGCGACGCGTACGTGTACCTGTTCAACGTCAACCCCGACGGCAGCGTCGACCAGATCCTCCCCAACCGCCTGAGCGACAGCAACCTTGTCAAGGCCAACACCACCAAGGTGTTCCCCGCGCCCGACGACAAGTTCAACTTCACGGTCGCCGGCCCCATCGGGCAGAACAAGGTCCTGGCCCTCGCCAGCCTGACCCCGCTGAACCTCGACCAGATCAGCTCCTTCAAGAGCGCGCAGGATCAGTTCGCCACCGTCAGCGCCAAGAACCAGGCCGGCCTCGCCCAGGCGCTGAGCATCGTCGTGAACCCCCTGCCGCAGAACAGCTGGGTCAGCGACACCGCCTTCTACACCGTCGCGGGCCGCACCCCCATCAGCACCGGCAGCCTGTTCGTCGGCACGAACGTGAACAACGCCACCGTGATCCTGAACGGTCAGCGACTGGGCGGCGCGAACGTCACCTACAGCAACCTGAAGGCCGGCAGCTACCCCATCCGCGTGCAGGCGCCCGGCTACCGTGACTTCACCACGACCGTCGCCATCAAAGGCGGCAGCACCACCAACGTGAACGTTGAGTTCGCGCAGGCCGTGGCCCCCACCCCCGTGCGTAGCGAGTTCACGGTGTCCATCCGCAGCAGCGTCAGCGGCGCGCGCATCTTCGTGGACGGCCAGGAAGCCGGGACCATCCGCAACGGTGGCCTGAACCTTCAGGTCAGCGGCGGCACGCACGAGATCGTGATGATCGCCCCCGGCTACCGCACCTTCGTGAGCACCTACAACATCACGAAAAACGGCCAGATCACCATCAACCCCACCCGCTGATCAGCGGCACGCAGAAGCCCCTCACCCCGCGTGGGTGGGGGGTTTTCTCAGGTTGGGCCGTCGCGCAGCAGGTCGTGCAGGACCCGCGCCGTCATGCCCCAGATGTCGTGCCCCTGCCACGGGTAGCGGTACAGCGGCACCCGCGTGCCGTCCGGCAGGATGCGAGTCTCGCGCGTGACGGGCGTGGCGCGCAGTTCGCTCAGGGTGGGCAGCAGCAACTGCGCGACCTCGCCCGACAGCGTCAGGGCAGGCTGGGCGGGCATGCGCGCCAGGACCGGCGTGACGTGAAAACCGATGGGCGTGAACACGTCGTCCAGTTCACCCAGGACCGTCACCTGCGCCGGGTCCAGGCCGACCTCCTCGTGCGCCTCGCGCAGCGCGGCCTGCACGGGCGTCTCGCCGCGTTCCAGGCTGCCGCCGGGGAAGCTGATCTGGCCTTTGTGGGTGGGCAGGTCTGCCGAGCGCACCGTGAGCAGCACCCGCGCGTCCGGCTCGCGCGTCAGGCCCACCAGCACGGCCGCGCGGCGGTAATCGGGTAGGTGCAGCGTGCGGCGCTCCCGTTCCCCCAGCCACGTCGCCCAGGGATCGGCCGTGACCGTGTCCAGCGGGTCAGTGTCCAGCGGATCGGTGCCCATGGGACCGGTCATGAGGTCAGCCCGGCGTCGTCCGGCAGGGCCTGCAGGGTGGTCAGGGTCCGCTCGCGCAGGGTCAGTTCGGCGTCCACGCCCGCCGCGCGCGCCCACGCCACCACGGCCGCGAGGACCTCCGCCACGCCCTCGGCCGAGTCAGGCGCCTCCTGCATGGCACCCAGCAGCGCCTCCCGCGCCGCCGCGGGCGTGCCCTTCGTGCGACCGGCGAGCTTCTGCGCCTTCGCCTCGCGCGCCAGGGCGCCCAGACCGGCCGGGACGCGCTCCTCGGGGCGCCGCACCCGCCCGCCCCGCTCCGCGGCCTTGATCGCCTGCCAGTTCGTCACGACCTCCTCACTGCCGCTCACCTCCGTCCCGCCGAACACGTGCGGGTGGCGGCGCACGAGTTTCTCCACGATGGCGCGCTCCACGTCCGCGTACGCGAAGGTGCCCTCCTCCTCGGCGATCACGCTGTGGAACGCCACCTGCAGCAGCACGTCGCCCAGCTCGTCGGCCAGCTCGGCGCGGTCCGCGCTGCTCACGGCGTCGGCGGCCTCGGCGGCTTCCTCCAGCAGGTAGGGACGCAGGGACTCGTGCGTCTGCTCACGGTCCCAGGGGCAACCGTCCGGGGCGCGCAGGCGCCGCATGATCGAGAGGAGGTCCTGCATGCCCCCCACTCTAGAGCGCGCGTGATACGGACTCCGATTGATCGGCTGACAAAGCCGTTCAATCCGAGCGGACTCGCAGAGCTGCGCAGCAGAGCGAGCAGGAGAGAAACGGGTTCCGGACGTGGAGTGAACAGATCGGCGGTGTTCCGATCTGTTCACGAAACAAACGGAATCCGTATGAGTGCCTGGGCGGCCCTGCCCGCCGCCCACCCTCACGGGCACTTCACGCCCCGTCAGGAACGGTGTGCTGCACTGAGAGGCATGAACACCCCCCGTATCCTGACCCGCGCCGCCCTGCTCGCCCCGCTGCTCTCGCTGGGCGTCGCGTCCGCGCAGGCGCCCAGCGCGCAGCAGCTCGCCACCGCCACGTACGTGATCCTCGACCCCGTCATCGAGGGCAACCAGAACCTCGTGAGCGCCGACCAGCGCCAGAGCATCCTGGCCGCCATGCGGCGCGACAGCGGCGGCGCCCTGAAACGCCGCTACCCGCAGGCGACCATCGCGGCGACGCCCACCGCGAACGCCATCCAGGTCCGACCGGTGTTCGTGGCGCCCAACGCGCTGCTGCCGTGGAACAAGCTGGGCGCCCGCCTGGAATTCCAGACCGCCCAGGGGCAGACGTATGCGGTCAGCGACACCTTCGGGATCAGCGTGCTGCTGCGCTACCGCGCGGAATTCGTGAACTACATGTACGACCAGCTCGCCACGCGCCTGCCCCGCTGACCTCCGCTCGCGCCCGCCGCCCCACTTCACTGGAGGGGCGGCTTCACACTGCTTTGCTTTTCACACTGCGCCCCGGCGGGCGCGTGTTAGGGTGCCGCCCATGACACAGACCCAGAAGAGCGCCTTCATCACCGGAGCCAGCAAGGGCATCGGGCACGCCGTCGCGCAGGCCCTGATCGCCGACGGGTACGCCGTGACCATCACCAGCCGCAACGCCGACGAGATCGCGCAGGTCGCCGCCGAACTGGGCGCCGGTACGCGCGGCGCCGCCTGCGACGTCCGTGACCCGCAGGCCGTGCAGGCCGCCGTGGACGCCCACGTCGCGGCGTTCGGCGGCCTGGACGTCCTGTTCGTGAACGCGGGCGTCGGGCACTTCGGGAACGTCGCGGACCTGAGCATCGAGCAGTGGCAGGCCATGATCGACACGAACCTCAGCGGCGCGTTCTACACCGTCAAGGCCGCCATTCCTGCCCTTTCAGCGCGCGGCGGGTACATCTTCACGCTGTCCAGCCTCGCCGGGAAGAACCCCCTGCCGGGCGGCGGCGCGTACAACGCCAGCAAGTTCGGCCTGAACGGCCTGAGCGAGGTCCTGAACCTCGACCTGCGCGACCGCGGCATCAAGGTCACGCAGATCATGC
This region of Deinococcus sp. JMULE3 genomic DNA includes:
- a CDS encoding response regulator — encoded protein: MHRRILLIDDNPNDVELALTALDEVSSGDDQVSVAGSGPEAMDALRRARDEGTLPDLILLDLKMPHMDGIAILDAIRAEAGLEGIPVVMLTTSGESRDIRESYAHGASAYVVKPLDFTQFREALRTIQAFWTSLNRPPRTN
- a CDS encoding DUF72 domain-containing protein, which produces MRVYIGCGGYSNDDWAAPGLLYDGVRKDDYLGTYARHFDAAELNASFYSIPGLKAFEGMLRRSAAQVRFTVKLHRVFTHDRAPTDDDFDRMLQSPEPLREAGVLGPYLAQFPHSFHRTPTNRRYLQMLTERFAGHELAVEFRHEGWDLPDVRDGMAQRGLIWVSPDYPPAGGLPEPQLHVTADVGYLRLHGRNAASWWDGQSAAERHDYRYTRAEMDEWAQKIALVADDLSELYVFFENTTKGHALKNIPQLRDALNAHGVPVQTPDPLDFPDDRRLL
- the mqnB gene encoding futalosine hydrolase, which encodes MPRPSPTHDVLIVVATSGEADRLRDLPARVIVSGVGPVAAALATTHALMHAPARLVISAGIGGAYPGAHLHPGDLAVSSVMIQADLGAWDDDTFLPLTGLGLSVLPHAPHDATFPAWTGAGTVADRASAALGPALTLSGVTGSSAQAQALERRYPGALCEGMEGAGIAHAALLAGVPALEIRGISNPVGPRDRSAWRIPEALAATRRGVQAALAVMGDG
- a CDS encoding DUF4384 domain-containing protein, translated to MNKLLLIPAAMLLSTAAAAPKISAQSIIVNPTQPDLSVSVRVDKDTTGNQNPAYRVDDKISISTTVNRDAYVYLFNVNPDGSVDQILPNRLSDSNLVKANTTKVFPAPDDKFNFTVAGPIGQNKVLALASLTPLNLDQISSFKSAQDQFATVSAKNQAGLAQALSIVVNPLPQNSWVSDTAFYTVAGRTPISTGSLFVGTNVNNATVILNGQRLGGANVTYSNLKAGSYPIRVQAPGYRDFTTTVAIKGGSTTNVNVEFAQAVAPTPVRSEFTVSIRSSVSGARIFVDGQEAGTIRNGGLNLQVSGGTHEIVMIAPGYRTFVSTYNITKNGQITINPTR
- a CDS encoding CoA pyrophosphatase, whose translation is MTGPMGTDPLDTDPLDTVTADPWATWLGERERRTLHLPDYRRAAVLVGLTREPDARVLLTVRSADLPTHKGQISFPGGSLERGETPVQAALREAHEEVGLDPAQVTVLGELDDVFTPIGFHVTPVLARMPAQPALTLSGEVAQLLLPTLSELRATPVTRETRILPDGTRVPLYRYPWQGHDIWGMTARVLHDLLRDGPT
- a CDS encoding MazG family protein, with amino-acid sequence MQDLLSIMRRLRAPDGCPWDREQTHESLRPYLLEEAAEAADAVSSADRAELADELGDVLLQVAFHSVIAEEEGTFAYADVERAIVEKLVRRHPHVFGGTEVSGSEEVVTNWQAIKAAERGGRVRRPEERVPAGLGALAREAKAQKLAGRTKGTPAAAREALLGAMQEAPDSAEGVAEVLAAVVAWARAAGVDAELTLRERTLTTLQALPDDAGLTS
- a CDS encoding SDR family oxidoreductase — translated: MTQTQKSAFITGASKGIGHAVAQALIADGYAVTITSRNADEIAQVAAELGAGTRGAACDVRDPQAVQAAVDAHVAAFGGLDVLFVNAGVGHFGNVADLSIEQWQAMIDTNLSGAFYTVKAAIPALSARGGYIFTLSSLAGKNPLPGGGAYNASKFGLNGLSEVLNLDLRDRGIKVTQIMPGSVATYFGGHTPDAEKDAWKIQPEDLAQLTVDLLHMPERTLPSRVEVRPSRPPKK